From one Physeter macrocephalus isolate SW-GA unplaced genomic scaffold, ASM283717v5 random_936, whole genome shotgun sequence genomic stretch:
- the PTTG1IP gene encoding pituitary tumor-transforming gene 1 protein-interacting protein, whose protein sequence is MASGSVRGPTPRWALALGGAALFLLLLPAAAAQGCSQNTNRTCEECLRNVSCLWCNTDKACLDYPVTKILPPSSLCKLSSARWGVCWVNFEALIIALSALGGALLLGVACCCGCCCCGRRRSRRPDKSEERAAREREERRVRQEERRAEMKSRHDEIRRKYGLFREENPYARFENN, encoded by the exons ATGGCGTCCGGCAGTGTCCGCGGGCCGACTCCGCGCTGGGCACTGGCCCTCGGCGGCGCCGCGCTGTTCCTGCTGCTGCTCCCGGCGGCCGCCGCGCAGG GTTGTTCTCAGAACACCAACAGAACCTGTGAAGAGTGTCTGAGGAACGTCTCT TGTCTTTGGTGCAACACTGACAAGGCGTGCTTGGACTACCCGGTGACCAAAATCCTGCCGCCCAGCTCTCTCTGCAAGCTGAGCTCTGCACGCTGGGGCGTGTGCTGGG TGAACTTCGAGGCCCTGATCATCGCCCTGTCGGCGCTTGGGGGCGCCCTGCTCCTGGGCGTGGcctgctgctgcggctgctgctgctgcgggaGGAGGCGGAGCCGGCGGCCCGACAAGAGCGAGGAGAGGGCTGCTCGGGAGCGAGAGGAGCGCCGGGTCCGCCAGGAGGAGCG gaGAGCAGAGATGAAGTCAAGACATGATGAAATCAGAAGGAAATATG GTTTGTTTAGAGAAGAAAACCCGTATGCTAGATTCGAGAACAACTGA